Proteins encoded in a region of the Xiphophorus couchianus chromosome 11, X_couchianus-1.0, whole genome shotgun sequence genome:
- the LOC114152810 gene encoding ras-related protein Rab-6A isoform X2: MSAAGDFGNPLRKFKLVFLGEQSVGKTSLITRFMYDSFDNTYQATIGIDFLSKTMYLEDRTIRLQLWDTAGQERFRSLIPSYIRDSAAAVVVYDITNVNSFQQTTKWIDDVRTERGSDVIIMLVGNKTDLADKRQITTEEGEQRAKEMNVLFIETSAKTSYNVKQLFRRVAAALPGMDTTQDKNREDMIDIKLEKPPEQPVSEGGCSC, from the exons ATGTCTGCGGCCGGAGACTTCGGAAACCCTTTAAGAAAATTTAAACTGGTCTTTCTCGGGGAACAAAGTG TGGGAAAGACGTCATTGATCACCAGGTTCATGTATGACAGCTTCGACAATACGTACCAA GCCACAATAGGAATAGATTTCCTGTCAAAAACCATGTACCTTGAAGACAGAACA ATCAGGTTACAGTTGTGGGACACAGCGGGGCAGGAGCGATTTCGCAGCCTGATCCCAAGTTACATCAGAGATTCAGCCGCTGCTGTCGTTGTGTATGACATTACAA ATGTCAACTCTTTCCAACAAACCACAAAGTGGATTGATGATGTCAGAACAGAgagaggaagtgatgtcatTATCATGTTGGTGGGAAACAAGACAGACCTTGCAGACAAAAG ACAGATAACCACAGAAGAAGGAGAGCAGAGAGCGAAAGAGATGAATGTTCTGTTTATTGAAACGAGTGCAAAGACAAGCTACAATGTCAAACAG CTTTTCCGCCGCGTGGCAGCCGCCCTCCCTGGCATGGATACCACACAGGACAAGAATAGAGAGGACA TGATCGACATAAAGTTGGAGAAACCACCCGAGCAACCGGTCAGCGAAGGAGGCTGTTCCTGCTAG
- the LOC114152810 gene encoding ras-related protein Rab-6A isoform X1, whose translation MSAAGDFGNPLRKFKLVFLGEQSVGKTSLITRFMYDSFDNTYQATIGIDFLSKTMYLEDRTIRLQLWDTAGQERFRSLIPSYIRDSAAAVVVYDITNVNSFQQTTKWIDDVRTERGSDVIIMLVGNKTDLADKRQVSIEEGERKAKELNVMFIETSAKAGYNVKQLFRRVAAALPGMDTTQDKNREDMIDIKLEKPPEQPVSEGGCSC comes from the exons ATGTCTGCGGCCGGAGACTTCGGAAACCCTTTAAGAAAATTTAAACTGGTCTTTCTCGGGGAACAAAGTG TGGGAAAGACGTCATTGATCACCAGGTTCATGTATGACAGCTTCGACAATACGTACCAA GCCACAATAGGAATAGATTTCCTGTCAAAAACCATGTACCTTGAAGACAGAACA ATCAGGTTACAGTTGTGGGACACAGCGGGGCAGGAGCGATTTCGCAGCCTGATCCCAAGTTACATCAGAGATTCAGCCGCTGCTGTCGTTGTGTATGACATTACAA ATGTCAACTCTTTCCAACAAACCACAAAGTGGATTGATGATGTCAGAACAGAgagaggaagtgatgtcatTATCATGTTGGTGGGAAACAAGACAGACCTTGCAGACAAAAG GCAAGTATCTATTGAGGAGGGTGAACGGAAAGCCAAAGaactaaatgtaatgtttattgagACTAGTGCGAAAGCAGGATACAACGTGAAGCAG CTTTTCCGCCGCGTGGCAGCCGCCCTCCCTGGCATGGATACCACACAGGACAAGAATAGAGAGGACA TGATCGACATAAAGTTGGAGAAACCACCCGAGCAACCGGTCAGCGAAGGAGGCTGTTCCTGCTAG